From the genome of Prevotella herbatica, one region includes:
- a CDS encoding RagB/SusD family nutrient uptake outer membrane protein, translating to MKKTYHIIMTIIGIAGMTLSTTFLSSCLDESPKDRLLEYKAYDSSTNLYINSVGNLYNYIGGNSNSQGIQGTYRGVYDYNTFTTDEAILPTRGGDWYDGGFWQDLYMHKWTSTDKALLDTWNYLYKVVGLCNHSLAEIEYNKNLLNDSEYNEYTAEVKGLRAMFYFYIMDMFGNVPLSMKDGATLDDMTQATRQEVASTIISQLQEAATYLPDEHSNIQGKYYGKFTRPVAYFILAKMMLNNEVYLGNGEHTFNIDGKQLNAWEACIYYCNMITKEGYSLEKNYADNFAVHNETSSENIFTIPMDKTLYSNQFWYLFRSRHYNHGSAIGMDAENGSCATLLTVKTYGYGTDSIDSRYSINFYSDTLRVDGKIVYLNNGDPLIYRPLEVAPDLTGSKYEKTGGARMSKYEIDRTAHADGKLQDNDIVLFRYSDVLLMISEAKVRNGEDGTQELNMIRNRVGMNDRKATLQNILDERLLELMWEGWRRNDMIRFGIFQKAYDQRKQVDNEDSKFTYLFPIPQAVIDMNTKLKQNQGYK from the coding sequence ATGAAAAAAACATATCATATAATAATGACGATTATCGGTATTGCCGGAATGACATTATCGACAACATTTCTATCGTCTTGTCTTGATGAAAGTCCCAAAGACAGACTGCTCGAATACAAAGCTTACGATTCGTCAACGAATCTATATATAAACTCGGTAGGAAATCTATACAACTATATCGGTGGAAACAGTAACAGTCAAGGTATTCAAGGCACTTATCGTGGTGTTTATGACTACAACACATTTACCACTGACGAGGCGATTCTGCCAACAAGAGGAGGAGACTGGTATGATGGAGGTTTCTGGCAAGACCTATATATGCACAAATGGACATCCACCGATAAGGCACTACTAGACACATGGAACTATCTTTATAAGGTAGTTGGACTATGCAACCATTCTTTAGCAGAGATTGAGTATAACAAAAATCTTCTAAACGACTCTGAATATAATGAATACACTGCTGAAGTAAAAGGCTTACGAGCAATGTTCTACTTCTACATAATGGATATGTTTGGAAACGTGCCGCTTTCGATGAAAGACGGGGCTACGCTTGATGATATGACACAAGCAACACGTCAGGAAGTAGCAAGTACGATCATATCTCAGCTACAAGAGGCTGCAACATATCTTCCTGATGAACACAGTAACATTCAAGGAAAGTATTACGGTAAATTCACACGTCCTGTAGCTTATTTCATACTAGCCAAGATGATGCTTAATAATGAAGTCTATCTTGGTAATGGCGAACATACGTTTAACATTGACGGGAAGCAACTTAACGCATGGGAAGCATGCATATATTATTGCAACATGATTACCAAAGAGGGATATTCTCTTGAAAAGAACTATGCCGACAACTTTGCCGTACACAATGAGACTTCAAGTGAGAACATATTCACCATACCTATGGATAAGACATTATATAGCAACCAATTCTGGTATCTCTTCCGTAGCAGACACTACAATCATGGAAGTGCGATAGGTATGGATGCAGAAAACGGAAGCTGTGCTACCCTATTAACTGTTAAGACGTATGGATATGGTACAGATTCTATTGACAGCAGATATAGTATAAACTTCTACAGTGATACACTAAGAGTAGACGGAAAGATTGTTTATCTCAACAATGGAGATCCTTTGATTTACAGACCACTTGAAGTTGCACCAGATCTTACTGGAAGTAAATATGAAAAGACAGGTGGAGCAAGAATGTCTAAATATGAGATAGACCGTACAGCTCATGCTGACGGAAAGCTACAAGATAATGACATTGTGCTATTCAGATATTCTGATGTATTGCTTATGATATCTGAAGCAAAAGTGCGCAACGGTGAAGACGGCACACAAGAACTCAATATGATACGCAATCGTGTAGGAATGAACGACAGAAAGGCTACATTGCAGAATATCCTTGATGAAAGACTACTTGAACTTATGTGGGAAGGATGGCGACGTAATGACATGATTAGGTTTGGAATCTTTCAAAAGGCTTACGACCAACGTAAACAGGTGGATAACGAAGATAGTAAATTCACATATCTATTCCCTATTCCACAAGCTGTAATAGACATGAATACAAAATTAAAACAGAACCAAGGATACAAATAA
- a CDS encoding ComEC/Rec2 family competence protein yields MYTNNKLQLYPLLRLAIAFCIGIVAGNLLYEHITMGIWLTSGIIFIVLALLIKREHIQSILIAATTLALGGTLMSRQLKVTDIQLPKETSQYEALITSTPTVHGKVLKCDIEIMSLNGKAISSPINAKATILRDTTTKMKLNTGDGICAESVLEKPHNISVNSNFNYAQWMKIHGYTAQTFIPYWNIHPARVSLGKNAYDRLCMKARIFRDNLSKKLFADNGKDKEAYSVISAMTLGDKSALDKDTKNAFSISGGSHVLALSGLHLGIIFSVFLLLFGHSAIAMTLSIIGIWAFAFIVGMPPSVVRSAVMLSIYALVSIINRRSMSFNTLAFAAIVILVINPLSLWDIGFQMSFMAVAGIFTLYKPMYMLLHPYNKLLSWIWGSICVSLSAQIFTFPIVLHCFGRFSCYFILTNFIVVPCATLIIYMAVALIITIPLTALNNIVCYVIVQAAGLMNRSIFFIAGLPGSSIENFYISTLQTWLLYIFILSNIAMLRILKVRN; encoded by the coding sequence ATGTACACGAATAACAAACTGCAACTTTATCCTCTGCTGCGTCTCGCTATAGCCTTTTGCATAGGTATTGTTGCAGGAAATCTATTGTATGAGCACATAACGATGGGTATATGGCTCACTTCAGGCATTATATTCATCGTTTTAGCATTACTTATAAAACGCGAACATATACAAAGCATACTAATAGCTGCAACAACATTAGCACTTGGCGGCACTTTGATGTCTCGGCAACTGAAAGTAACAGATATACAACTTCCAAAAGAAACATCACAATACGAGGCTTTGATTACAAGCACACCAACTGTCCACGGTAAGGTACTAAAATGTGATATTGAAATTATGAGCCTCAACGGAAAGGCTATTAGCAGTCCAATCAACGCAAAGGCTACTATTCTCAGGGATACAACAACTAAAATGAAACTGAATACTGGTGATGGGATATGCGCTGAGTCTGTTTTAGAAAAGCCACATAATATATCTGTCAACTCAAACTTCAACTATGCACAATGGATGAAAATACACGGATACACTGCACAGACCTTCATTCCATATTGGAATATACATCCTGCAAGAGTTTCACTTGGCAAAAATGCTTATGATAGATTATGCATGAAAGCACGTATATTTCGTGACAACCTATCTAAAAAACTATTTGCGGATAACGGAAAGGATAAAGAGGCTTACTCTGTGATTTCAGCTATGACATTAGGCGACAAGAGTGCTCTGGACAAAGATACGAAAAATGCATTTTCTATATCTGGAGGAAGTCATGTCCTTGCATTGTCGGGATTGCATCTTGGAATAATATTCTCCGTTTTCCTGCTTTTGTTCGGTCATAGTGCAATCGCTATGACATTATCTATAATTGGCATATGGGCATTCGCCTTTATTGTAGGTATGCCTCCGTCTGTAGTACGCAGTGCAGTGATGCTTTCAATATATGCCCTTGTAAGTATCATAAACAGAAGGAGCATGAGTTTTAATACTCTTGCCTTCGCGGCAATAGTGATACTTGTAATCAATCCACTTAGTTTGTGGGATATAGGATTCCAAATGTCGTTCATGGCTGTTGCTGGAATATTTACCCTATACAAGCCAATGTATATGCTGTTACATCCATACAACAAATTGTTGAGTTGGATATGGGGAAGCATCTGCGTATCATTATCTGCACAGATATTCACATTTCCAATAGTACTTCATTGCTTCGGACGCTTTTCATGTTATTTCATTCTCACAAACTTTATTGTAGTACCATGTGCCACATTGATAATATACATGGCTGTGGCATTGATAATAACAATCCCGCTAACTGCACTCAATAACATTGTATGTTACGTAATAGTGCAGGCAGCGGGATTAATGAACCGTTCTATATTTTTTATAGCAGGACTTCCTGGTTCGTCAATAGAAAATTTCTATATTTCCACTTTACAGACCTGGCTGCTATATATCTTCATTCTCAGTAATATTGCAATGCTAAGAATACTAAAAGTCCGGAATTAA
- a CDS encoding C1 family peptidase, giving the protein MSKKTFTVGLCLCVATMMLAQTNPGGISANMLQQIEKSQKSSKADKAIFNAIASNSIDDLAKNFANQGTVDTYFSNETPSQNIHDQQSSGRCWMFTGMNVLRADFAKQHNDTLAVEFSHAYLFFYDQLEKANLMLQGVIDNAKKPMEDPTVQFFFKNPISDGGTFCGIADLTEKYGLVPMNVQPETYSSDNTKIMDRLVSSKLREYGLELRRMVASGKSKNAIKERKTEMLADIYHLLTLTIGEPAKEFTYTFTDKNGKAVGEAHKYTPQTFYEATVGKKLNGTFIMVMNDPRRPYYKTFEVEYDRHTYDGHNWTYLNLPMEEIAKLAIASIKDGHKMYSSYDVGKQLDRKRGYMDVDNFDYATLMGTTFNMNKADRISTFDSGSTHAMTLTAVDMDKNGSPKKWKVENSWGPTYGQKGCLIMTNNWFNEYMFRLVVNKKYATQKILDAASQKPTMVTPDDPLFLEDN; this is encoded by the coding sequence ATGAGTAAAAAGACTTTTACCGTTGGACTTTGCTTGTGTGTAGCAACCATGATGCTGGCACAGACAAATCCAGGTGGCATATCTGCTAATATGTTGCAGCAGATAGAGAAATCACAGAAATCATCAAAAGCTGATAAAGCTATTTTCAATGCAATCGCATCTAATAGTATAGACGATTTAGCTAAGAACTTTGCCAATCAGGGTACTGTTGATACATATTTCAGTAATGAGACTCCTAGTCAGAATATTCACGACCAGCAGAGTTCTGGACGTTGCTGGATGTTTACAGGAATGAATGTGCTTCGTGCAGATTTTGCAAAACAGCACAACGATACTCTTGCTGTTGAGTTCTCTCATGCTTATTTGTTTTTCTATGATCAGTTGGAGAAGGCAAACCTTATGCTTCAGGGTGTTATAGATAATGCAAAGAAACCTATGGAAGACCCAACTGTACAATTTTTCTTTAAAAATCCTATCAGTGATGGCGGTACGTTTTGTGGTATAGCAGACCTTACTGAAAAGTATGGTTTGGTTCCAATGAATGTTCAGCCTGAAACATATTCAAGTGACAATACTAAGATCATGGATAGGCTTGTATCTAGTAAGTTGCGTGAATACGGACTTGAACTTCGCCGTATGGTTGCTTCTGGAAAGAGCAAGAATGCTATAAAAGAGAGAAAGACAGAAATGCTAGCAGATATTTATCATTTGCTAACTCTTACTATTGGTGAACCTGCTAAGGAGTTCACATATACGTTTACGGATAAAAATGGTAAGGCTGTTGGTGAAGCGCATAAGTACACTCCACAGACATTCTATGAAGCTACCGTTGGAAAGAAACTTAATGGTACTTTCATTATGGTGATGAACGATCCACGACGCCCATATTATAAAACTTTTGAAGTAGAATATGACCGCCATACCTATGATGGTCACAACTGGACATATCTTAATCTGCCGATGGAAGAGATAGCCAAACTAGCCATTGCTTCAATAAAAGACGGACACAAGATGTATTCTAGCTATGATGTAGGTAAGCAATTAGACCGTAAACGGGGATATATGGATGTAGACAACTTTGATTATGCTACTCTTATGGGAACTACTTTCAATATGAATAAAGCTGATCGTATCAGTACTTTTGACAGTGGTTCTACTCATGCTATGACTCTTACAGCTGTAGATATGGACAAGAACGGAAGTCCAAAAAAATGGAAGGTTGAGAATAGTTGGGGACCAACTTATGGTCAGAAGGGCTGCTTAATAATGACCAACAACTGGTTTAATGAGTATATGTTCCGTCTTGTTGTGAACAAGAAATACGCCACACAAAAGATATTGGATGCTGCTTCTCAGAAACCAACTATGGTTACTCCTGATGACCCTTTGTTCTTAGAGGATAATTAA
- a CDS encoding CobW family GTP-binding protein — MKFQEIPVLLLTGYLGSGKTTLVNKILSNKHGIKFAVIVNDIGEVNIDADLIQQGGIVDQKDDSLVALQNGCICCTLKMDLVAQLCDITSMQKFDYIVIEASGVCEPAPIAQTICSIPTMGPEYIKGGIARLDCITTVVDALRMKDEFGNGENLIRQNIAEDDIENLVIQQIEFCNIILLNKASEVEPSELERLKEIIVALQPHATIIECDYGNVDLDKIINTHLFDFDKVATSAAWIDEIEHHHDDEHDDDDDDDDEHDHHHEGHHHHHEHDHEGGEVEEYGIGTFVYYRRKPFDLVGFDEFIASKWSKNIIRCKGICWFKEEPATCYVFEQAGKQMNLRNAGQWYATMEKDELADLMQREPGLRQDWNDQYGDRMQKLVFIGQHLDKDEITRQLDSILLD, encoded by the coding sequence ATGAAATTTCAGGAAATACCAGTACTGCTGCTTACAGGTTATCTGGGCAGTGGAAAGACTACATTGGTTAACAAGATTCTATCAAACAAGCATGGTATAAAATTCGCCGTAATCGTTAATGATATCGGTGAAGTAAATATCGATGCAGACCTGATACAACAAGGTGGCATCGTTGATCAGAAAGACGACAGTCTTGTTGCATTGCAGAACGGATGTATATGTTGCACCCTGAAAATGGATCTCGTAGCACAACTTTGTGACATCACAAGCATGCAGAAGTTTGACTATATTGTAATTGAGGCTAGCGGTGTATGTGAACCTGCGCCTATCGCACAAACAATATGTTCTATACCAACTATGGGACCAGAATATATCAAAGGTGGCATAGCTCGCCTTGACTGTATAACGACAGTTGTTGACGCACTGCGAATGAAAGATGAATTCGGCAACGGAGAAAATCTCATAAGGCAGAATATAGCAGAAGATGATATTGAGAACTTAGTGATACAACAGATTGAATTCTGTAATATCATATTGCTTAACAAAGCATCTGAAGTTGAGCCTAGCGAACTAGAACGTCTAAAAGAAATAATAGTAGCTTTGCAGCCACATGCAACAATTATTGAATGTGACTATGGCAATGTAGACCTCGATAAGATCATCAATACACATCTGTTTGACTTTGATAAAGTTGCTACTTCTGCAGCATGGATTGACGAAATAGAGCATCACCACGACGATGAACATGATGATGATGACGACGATGATGATGAACATGACCATCACCACGAAGGCCACCACCATCATCACGAACATGATCACGAAGGTGGAGAAGTTGAAGAATATGGTATCGGCACATTTGTATATTATCGCCGCAAGCCTTTTGATCTTGTAGGATTTGATGAGTTTATCGCTTCTAAATGGTCAAAGAATATCATACGATGCAAGGGTATATGCTGGTTTAAGGAAGAGCCTGCAACATGCTATGTTTTTGAACAGGCAGGAAAACAGATGAATCTTCGTAATGCTGGCCAATGGTATGCAACGATGGAGAAAGATGAACTTGCTGACCTCATGCAGCGTGAACCAGGACTGCGTCAAGATTGGAACGACCAATACGGTGACAGAATGCAAAAGCTTGTATTCATAGGCCAGCACCTTGACAAAGACGAGATAACAAGACAATTAGACTCTATTCTTCTTGACTGA
- a CDS encoding HAD family hydrolase produces the protein MQLDKFKIIAIDADDTLWDCQSHFDDVENMYCQLLSKYADAETISDSLFAIEKANMDCLGYGIKAFTMSLIENAIKISDGEVHGNIIEEILQMGKSLLSFPTTPLPEVEDTLITLNERKNDDNYKLVVFTKGELQDQENKLKRSGLANYFDDVVIVSEKTEHEYKHLCVNYNIHPEELLMIGNSFKSDIAPALNIGAYAIHVPFSVAWKMELSETYDHKRLTTIKHFGEICK, from the coding sequence ATGCAACTAGATAAATTCAAGATTATAGCTATAGACGCTGACGATACACTTTGGGACTGTCAATCGCATTTTGACGATGTCGAAAATATGTATTGTCAGCTGCTCTCAAAATATGCTGATGCTGAAACCATATCAGACTCTCTGTTTGCAATAGAAAAAGCAAACATGGATTGTCTTGGTTACGGCATTAAGGCATTCACAATGTCATTGATTGAGAATGCTATTAAGATTTCTGATGGTGAAGTACATGGAAATATAATAGAAGAGATACTGCAAATGGGTAAATCGCTTTTATCTTTCCCAACAACTCCACTGCCAGAAGTTGAAGACACACTTATCACTCTTAACGAAAGAAAGAATGATGACAACTACAAACTGGTAGTTTTTACCAAAGGAGAACTTCAAGACCAAGAAAACAAATTAAAGCGTTCTGGACTTGCTAACTACTTTGACGATGTTGTGATTGTTTCTGAAAAGACAGAGCATGAGTACAAGCATCTGTGCGTGAACTACAACATACATCCAGAAGAATTACTTATGATTGGTAATTCTTTTAAATCAGATATTGCACCTGCACTTAATATAGGAGCATACGCAATTCATGTCCCATTCAGTGTAGCTTGGAAAATGGAACTATCTGAAACTTATGATCATAAACGCCTCACGACAATCAAGCATTTCGGGGAAATTTGCAAATAA
- a CDS encoding SulP family inorganic anion transporter translates to MTPFEFKPQLVATLKNYNRKQFITDLMAGIIVGIVALPLAIAFGIASGVTPEKGIITAIVAGLIVSLFGGSKVQIGGPTGAFIVIIYGIIQQYGIEGLTIATIMAGILLIIFGLLHLGTIIKYIPYPIVIGFTSGIAVTIFTTQIKDLLGLSIANVPADFSSKWIAYIQNIGTITPWNAAIGIASVIVIAISPKFSKKIPGSLIAIIIMTISALLLRQYAGITSITTIGDHFAISNKLPEATIPALSFNIIKSLISPAIVIAVLGAIESLLSATVADGVIGSRHNSNTELIAQGLANLASPIFGGIPATGAIARTMTNINNGGRSPIAGIIHSGVLLLIFLFLMPFAKYIPMACLAGVLVIVSYGMCGWRSFIGIMHNPKSDIIVLWVTFLLTIFFDLTIAIEVGLVCACLLFMRRVTEATDVKIITDEIDPSEEESDFMLGNLEHLAIPKGVEVYEINGPYFFGAGNSFEEIMATFGDRPKVRIIRMRKVPFVDSTGIHNLTNLCMMSKKEGIQVILSGVNENVMKTLEHARLESIIGKDNICSHINEALERSKEIK, encoded by the coding sequence ATGACACCATTTGAATTTAAGCCACAGCTGGTGGCTACTTTAAAGAATTACAATCGTAAACAGTTTATCACTGACCTCATGGCAGGTATCATTGTTGGAATCGTGGCATTGCCGTTAGCAATAGCTTTTGGTATCGCCAGTGGAGTAACACCTGAAAAGGGAATAATAACAGCTATCGTTGCCGGACTGATAGTATCATTATTCGGAGGAAGTAAGGTTCAGATAGGTGGACCTACAGGAGCTTTCATCGTAATAATATATGGTATTATTCAACAATATGGAATAGAAGGATTAACCATCGCCACAATAATGGCAGGAATATTATTGATTATTTTTGGACTACTACATTTAGGTACAATAATCAAATACATTCCCTATCCTATTGTAATTGGATTCACAAGCGGTATAGCGGTAACCATTTTCACTACACAGATAAAAGATCTTCTTGGGCTTTCGATAGCAAACGTTCCTGCTGATTTTTCTAGTAAATGGATTGCATATATTCAAAACATCGGCACCATTACTCCTTGGAATGCAGCTATAGGCATTGCAAGTGTTATCGTCATTGCTATATCACCAAAGTTCAGCAAAAAGATTCCAGGATCACTGATAGCTATTATAATAATGACGATATCAGCATTGCTGTTAAGACAATATGCTGGTATCACATCAATAACAACAATTGGCGACCACTTTGCCATAAGCAATAAACTACCAGAAGCAACAATACCAGCATTATCATTCAACATTATAAAGTCATTGATATCTCCTGCTATTGTCATTGCCGTTTTGGGAGCTATAGAGTCTTTACTTTCTGCCACTGTAGCTGATGGTGTTATTGGCTCACGTCACAATTCAAATACAGAATTGATTGCACAAGGACTGGCAAATCTTGCGTCGCCTATTTTTGGTGGAATACCAGCAACAGGCGCAATAGCAAGAACCATGACTAATATAAATAACGGCGGTCGCAGTCCTATTGCAGGAATAATACATTCAGGTGTATTACTATTGATATTTCTTTTCCTAATGCCATTTGCCAAATACATACCAATGGCTTGTCTTGCTGGAGTATTAGTAATTGTTAGCTACGGAATGTGCGGTTGGCGATCATTCATCGGAATCATGCACAATCCCAAGAGCGACATTATCGTATTGTGGGTCACTTTCCTTCTAACAATATTCTTTGATTTGACCATCGCTATTGAAGTTGGACTAGTATGTGCATGCCTACTCTTCATGAGACGTGTGACAGAAGCTACAGACGTTAAAATTATAACCGACGAGATCGACCCATCTGAAGAGGAAAGTGATTTCATGCTTGGAAATCTGGAACATCTGGCTATACCTAAAGGCGTAGAAGTCTACGAAATAAATGGTCCATATTTCTTTGGCGCAGGTAACAGCTTTGAAGAGATTATGGCAACATTCGGAGACCGTCCAAAAGTAAGAATAATAAGAATGAGAAAAGTACCATTTGTAGACAGTACAGGAATACATAATCTAACAAATCTCTGTATGATGAGCAAGAAAGAAGGCATACAAGTTATACTTTCTGGAGTCAACGAAAATGTAATGAAAACACTTGAACATGCACGTCTCGAAAGTATTATCGGCAAGGATAATATATGCAGTCATATAAATGAAGCTTTAGAAAGATCAAAGGAAATCAAATAA
- the rbr gene encoding rubrerythrin, producing MKDLKGTKTEKNLHDAFAGESMARNKYTYYASKAKKEGYEQIAALFEETAGNEKEHAKLWFKYLNGGDFAPTMDNLVDAAGGEHYEWTDMYARMAKEAKEEGFDEISRKFELVAAIEKHHEERYLKLLQNIKDGIVFSRDGDRIWKCRNCGHIIIGKKAPEICPTCNHPKSFFEISAENY from the coding sequence ATGAAAGATTTAAAAGGTACAAAAACAGAGAAAAACCTACATGACGCCTTTGCAGGTGAGAGCATGGCACGTAACAAATATACTTATTATGCCTCAAAAGCTAAGAAAGAGGGTTATGAGCAGATAGCAGCTCTTTTCGAAGAGACTGCTGGAAATGAAAAAGAGCATGCAAAACTTTGGTTTAAGTATCTCAATGGTGGAGATTTTGCACCCACTATGGATAACTTAGTTGACGCTGCAGGCGGAGAGCACTACGAGTGGACTGACATGTATGCTCGAATGGCTAAAGAAGCTAAAGAAGAAGGCTTTGATGAGATCTCTAGAAAATTTGAGCTTGTTGCTGCTATTGAAAAGCATCATGAAGAGCGTTACTTGAAACTGTTGCAAAACATCAAGGACGGAATTGTATTCTCACGTGATGGAGATCGCATCTGGAAATGCCGTAACTGCGGACATATCATTATAGGAAAGAAAGCTCCTGAAATTTGCCCAACGTGCAATCACCCAAAGAGTTTCTTCGAAATAAGTGCAGAGAACTATTAA
- the dxs gene encoding 1-deoxy-D-xylulose-5-phosphate synthase, with translation MDKSKFGLLSNIIYPADLRKLNVEQLPEICKELREDIIDEVSVNPGHFASSLGVVEITVALHYVYNTPEDRIVWDVGHQAYGHKILTGRRDKFCTNRKFHGICPFPNPRESEYDTFTCGHASNSISAALGMAVAAKHNDQRHVVAVIGDGAMSGGLAFEGLNNASSTPNDLLIILNDNDMSIDRAVGGMEQYLLNLDTNETYNRLRFKASKWLHSKGYLNEDRRKGIIRLNNALKSAISHQQNIFEGMNIRYFGPFDGHNVKEIVRVLQQLKNMKGPKLLHLHTVKGKGYEPAEKAATIWHAPGKFDPETGERMIADSSNLPPRFQDVFGKTLLELAEQNPNIVGVTPAMPTGCSMNIMQKEMPDRVFDVGIAEGHSITFSGGMAKDGLQPFCNIYSAFAQRAYDNIIHDVTILNLPVVICLDRAGLVGEDGPTHHGVFDMAALRPIPNITIASPMDEHELRRLMYTAQLPDKGTFVIRYPRGRGVLTDWKCPLEEIEVGTGRKLHDGKDVAILSIGPIGNNVENAIKDYCASDNTLSVAHYDMRFLKPLDNNLLHEIGKKFNRIITIEDGVRNGGFGSSILEWMSDNGYTPKITRLGIPDSFVEHGPVDELQKICHIDSDSIIDAIKNLR, from the coding sequence ATGGACAAAAGCAAATTTGGATTACTAAGTAATATTATATATCCGGCAGATCTTCGTAAGCTCAACGTTGAACAGTTACCCGAAATCTGCAAGGAACTACGCGAGGATATTATTGATGAAGTTTCTGTTAATCCAGGACACTTCGCATCATCGCTAGGTGTTGTGGAAATAACTGTTGCTCTGCATTACGTATACAATACACCGGAAGACCGTATTGTATGGGATGTTGGACATCAGGCTTATGGACACAAAATACTTACAGGACGTAGAGATAAATTCTGTACCAACCGTAAGTTTCATGGTATATGCCCATTTCCTAATCCACGCGAAAGCGAATACGATACTTTTACATGCGGACACGCTAGTAATTCCATTTCAGCGGCATTAGGTATGGCTGTGGCAGCTAAGCATAACGACCAACGTCATGTTGTTGCTGTCATCGGAGACGGAGCTATGAGCGGAGGTTTGGCATTTGAAGGACTAAACAACGCATCAAGCACACCAAATGACTTACTGATAATCCTCAACGACAACGATATGTCTATTGACCGTGCCGTAGGAGGCATGGAACAGTATTTGCTTAACCTTGACACTAACGAGACTTACAATCGTTTGCGCTTCAAAGCTAGCAAATGGCTGCATAGCAAAGGATATCTGAATGAAGACCGTAGAAAAGGTATCATCAGACTAAACAATGCATTGAAAAGTGCGATAAGTCATCAGCAAAATATCTTTGAGGGTATGAACATTAGATATTTCGGACCTTTTGACGGACATAACGTTAAGGAAATAGTAAGAGTTCTTCAGCAACTGAAGAATATGAAAGGTCCAAAACTTCTACATCTTCATACTGTAAAGGGTAAAGGATATGAGCCAGCTGAGAAGGCTGCAACAATATGGCATGCTCCTGGTAAGTTTGATCCAGAAACTGGCGAACGTATGATTGCCGACAGCAGCAACCTGCCTCCTAGATTTCAGGATGTATTCGGAAAGACACTTTTGGAACTAGCAGAACAGAATCCAAATATAGTTGGTGTTACTCCTGCTATGCCTACAGGCTGTTCTATGAATATAATGCAGAAAGAAATGCCTGATCGTGTATTCGACGTTGGAATAGCCGAAGGACACTCTATAACATTCTCTGGAGGTATGGCAAAAGACGGACTGCAGCCATTCTGCAATATCTACAGTGCTTTTGCTCAAAGGGCTTATGATAATATTATTCACGATGTAACAATACTTAATCTGCCAGTTGTGATTTGTCTTGATCGTGCAGGATTAGTCGGGGAAGATGGTCCTACGCATCATGGCGTATTTGACATGGCAGCACTGCGCCCTATTCCTAACATTACAATAGCAAGCCCGATGGACGAGCATGAATTGCGCCGTCTCATGTACACAGCGCAACTTCCTGATAAAGGAACGTTTGTTATTAGGTATCCACGTGGACGAGGAGTTCTTACCGACTGGAAATGTCCATTGGAAGAAATAGAAGTTGGAACCGGCAGAAAACTCCATGACGGTAAAGATGTTGCAATACTTAGTATTGGTCCTATCGGCAATAATGTTGAGAATGCCATCAAGGATTATTGTGCCTCAGATAACACACTAAGTGTAGCACATTACGACATGCGTTTCTTAAAACCATTAGACAATAATTTACTTCACGAAATAGGGAAGAAATTCAATCGCATAATAACAATCGAAGATGGAGTACGTAACGGAGGATTTGGTTCATCTATCCTTGAATGGATGAGTGACAATGGATACACTCCAAAGATTACCCGTCTGGGTATCCCCGACTCTTTTGTTGAACACGGACCAGTCGACGAACTTCAGAAGATATGCCATATTGATTCTGATAGTATCATTGACGCGATAAAGAACTTAAGATGA